CCGCCCCGGCCCGAGCGGCGCGCCGCGCCACCCGTTCCCTGAGCGCGACCGATTGATGAATCCCCTGGAGTTGATGTGAAACGCTGGATACCTCCTATTCTTGCCGGTCTGCTGGTGATCGTCCTCGCGGCCGCGTTGCTGCGCGGGAGTGGTGACGCGACCGGTCCGCTGGTGGGCAAGACTGCCCCCGATTTTCATTTGCAGACTCTTGACGGCGGTGACGTGCGGCTGTCCGACCTGCGTGGCCGCCCGGTCATCGTGAACTTCTGGGCGTCGTGGTGCATTCCCTGCCGGGAAGAAGCTCCCCTGCTGCGCGAAATTGCCGAGCAACAGGCAGAAGGCGGCCTGGTGATCGTGGGCATCATGTACCAGGACCGCGAAGCCGACGCGCGCAAATTCATCGAGGATTACGGCCTGACGTTTCCCAGCCTGATCGACAAGGACCTCAGTACCGCCATCGATTACGGCGTGGGCGCCGTGCCGGAAACCTTTCTGATCGACCGTGACGGCGTCGTGCAGCGCCACCTGCGCCAGCCGCTCACCCGCGAACTTTTGCGCGACGAACTGCCCAAGATCGGGGTGCGGTTGTGAGCACGTGGTGGGCCGGCTGTCTGGCCGTGATGGTCGCGCTGCTGGTCACGGTGGCGTTCTCGCAGGAGACGGGAAGTGTTCAGTTGAGCGCCGCTCAGGAAGCGCGTGCCTTACGGCTGGGTGACACCCTGCGCTGCCCGGTCTGCCGGGGTGTGCCCATCACCGAGAGTCCCAACGAACTTTCGGCCCAGATGTTGCGAAGCGTACGCGAACAGGTTGCGGCGGGCCAGAGCGACGCGCAGATCTACGCTTACTTCGCCGTGCGGTTCGGAGAGAATGTCCTGCTCGACCCACCGAAGCAGGGCCTGAACCTGACCTTGTGGGCCTTGCCTGCGCTGGCGCTGGCGTTCGGCGCTGTTGCCCTGATCCGTTACCTGCGCGCGGCAGGCCGCGCGCCCATCGACACGCCGGACGATGACCTCCTCTCACGCGTCGAGCGGGACGTGGAGGCAGGGCGATGATGCTGGGCGCGCTGCTCACCGTCCTGATCCTGGCAGCCCTGGCCGTGTTGCTGGCGCCGCTGCGCCGTCCCCTGGTTACGCTTCCCGAGGACAGCGCCCGCGAAGCCCTGGAGGAAGACTACCGCGCGTCGCTGGGCGCGCTGCGCGAGCTCGACGAAGCCTGCGCGCGCGGTGAAGTGGAGAGCGCTGCCGCCGAGCGTGAGCGGCGCCGACTCAGCCACCGTGCGGCCCGCACGCTGAGTGCGCTGGAACAACTTCCGCCCGCCCCGCTCGCCCCTTCATGCTCACCGCTGGGCCCGGCCCTGCTGGTCTTGCTGGGTGTCACGGTACTGCTGGCCCTGGGTTCGTTCACTTTTCTGCCTCGTTGGCAGCTGGCAGGACTGGCACCAAACGAAGCCTTCGCGCTGAGAAGTGCCTTGCGGATTCCAGACCTGGCACGTGAAGCCCAGCGCACTGGTAAACCCGCCGCTTACCTCGCGTGGGGACAGGCGGCGTTCAATGCGGCCCGGTACGATGAAGCCGCTCAGGCCTACGCGGCGGTGTTGCGACAAAATCCCCGGCAGGCTGAAGCGCTGCGTCGCCTGGGGATGTTGCTCGTGCAGGGAGGCGACAAAGTCGAGGAAGGCGTCGCCTTCGTAAACGCCGGGGCCGCGCTCGATCCCAAAAACGATGAGGGCCAGCTGTTTCTGGGCTTCGTGCTGTCCCGGCTGGGACAGGACGAGGAGGCCCTCAAAGCCCTGGAGCGCTACCGCAGCCTCAATCCGCAGGGTCGTGACGCCGACGATCTGGTGGCGGCCATTCGCGCCCGGCGCGGAAGCGGCGATGAGGGCGAAGCCACTTACCGGCAGCTTGGCTGCGCCTCCTGTCACGGCGCTGAAGGACGTGGAGGCGTAGGCCCCAGCCTGCGCAACTCCCAGCTGGACCGCGAAACCAGCGCGCAGGTCATCCGGCGCGGCGCGGCCTCGATGCCCGCGTATGGTGAGGCAAAACTCTCCGAAGCTCAGCTCAGGACCCTGCTGGATCTGCTTTCCCGCTGGCAGGCCGAGCGCCTGCCGTGAAGACGATTCGTTCGCGCGTCTCTTTTCTGCCATGCCCAAGCTGACACGCCGACAATTGCTGGAACTGTGGTGGGTCCTGCCGGTCACTGCCACGCTGGGCACCCTGGGCACGATGCTGCACTATGCCGCGCGCATCGTGCTGGGCAACCAGCGGGCAGGGCCCACAAAGTACCAAGGTGGTCCGAGGGTGCCAATTGCACGCCTGGCAGACTTGTCCGGCGCTTTTGCCGCGCGTGAATTCACCTACCAGGGCACGCCGTGTATCGTCATGCGGCTTCCCGAGGCGACTCCCAGCAGTCTGAAGGTGGAAAGTGCGCACTTTGCGGCGTGGTCGCGGGTCTGCACCCACCTGGGGTGCAGTGTCAATCCGCTGCAGGACCTGGAAGCCACCGCGCTGACCTACAATTACCGCCCGACGCATCCTGTGCTGGGCTGCCCATGTCACTTCAGCGTGTTTGATCCACTGAGGCAGGGTGAAAGCGTCTTTGGCCGGGCGGTGCTGCCGCTGCCGCGGGTACAACTCGAAGCGCGCGCGGGAACGCTGTACGCAGTGGGCATCGAACCGCCGCCGCAGGCTTTTGTGAATTGAGCGCGCCGCGCTACCTAACGCTCGTTTGAGGTAGTATGAAACGGTTTTATGCGAGCCCTCTCCAAAGAAGCAAGGCCCGGCGCACTCATGATCGACGCGCCGGAACCCACGCCCGGTCCGGGCGAAGTGCTGGTCAAGGTCATGGCGACCTCGATCTGCGGCACCGACATGCACATCTACAACTGGGACGGTTGGGCCCAGAGCCGCTTTCCGGCTCCGATGGTCTTCGGACACGAAATGACCGGCGAAGTCGTCGCGGTAGGTCAGGGCGTCAATCCCGACATGGTGAAGGTCGGCGATCATGTCAGCGCCGAGACGCACCTCGCCTGCGGGCATTGTTACCAGTGCCGCACGGGCCGCAAGCACATCTGCCAGAATCTGCGCATTCTGGGCGTCGACGCACCCGGCATCTTCGCCGAGTACGCCGTGATTCCAGCTGAGAACGCCTGGGTCAACGATCCCGAGATGCCCTGGGAAATCGCCAGTCTGCAAGAGCCTTTTGGCAACGCCGTCCAGACGGTGCTGGCCGGGCCGGGCGTGAGCAGCAGGACCGTGCTGGTCACGGGCTGCGGACCCATCGGCCTGATGGCCATTCAGGTCGCGCGTGCGAGCGGCGCCAGCCTGATCATCGCCACTGACGTAAACGAAAGGCGTCTGGCACTTGCCCGCAGCATGGGCGCCGACCTGACGATCAATCCGCTGGCTCAGGACGTGGTCCGCACGGTGCGCGACGCCACGCGCGGCAACGGCGTGGACGCCTTGCTGGAATTCAGCGGCAACCAGACGGCCATCCGCCAGGGTTTTGGGGCGCTCACCTACGGCGGGCACGCCAGCATGCTGGGCATCCCGGCGGGGGCCA
The Deinococcus peraridilitoris DSM 19664 genome window above contains:
- a CDS encoding TlpA family protein disulfide reductase encodes the protein MKRWIPPILAGLLVIVLAAALLRGSGDATGPLVGKTAPDFHLQTLDGGDVRLSDLRGRPVIVNFWASWCIPCREEAPLLREIAEQQAEGGLVIVGIMYQDREADARKFIEDYGLTFPSLIDKDLSTAIDYGVGAVPETFLIDRDGVVQRHLRQPLTRELLRDELPKIGVRL
- a CDS encoding Rieske 2Fe-2S domain-containing protein; the encoded protein is MPKLTRRQLLELWWVLPVTATLGTLGTMLHYAARIVLGNQRAGPTKYQGGPRVPIARLADLSGAFAAREFTYQGTPCIVMRLPEATPSSLKVESAHFAAWSRVCTHLGCSVNPLQDLEATALTYNYRPTHPVLGCPCHFSVFDPLRQGESVFGRAVLPLPRVQLEARAGTLYAVGIEPPPQAFVN
- the tdh gene encoding L-threonine 3-dehydrogenase, whose protein sequence is MIDAPEPTPGPGEVLVKVMATSICGTDMHIYNWDGWAQSRFPAPMVFGHEMTGEVVAVGQGVNPDMVKVGDHVSAETHLACGHCYQCRTGRKHICQNLRILGVDAPGIFAEYAVIPAENAWVNDPEMPWEIASLQEPFGNAVQTVLAGPGVSSRTVLVTGCGPIGLMAIQVARASGASLIIATDVNERRLALARSMGADLTINPLAQDVVRTVRDATRGNGVDALLEFSGNQTAIRQGFGALTYGGHASMLGIPAGAIEFDLANDIVFKAATVIGISGRKMFETWYQVRELVTSGKVDLGAVISHHVPLSHFEEVFEAVRAGEAIKPVMLPQER
- a CDS encoding c-type cytochrome; the encoded protein is MMLGALLTVLILAALAVLLAPLRRPLVTLPEDSAREALEEDYRASLGALRELDEACARGEVESAAAERERRRLSHRAARTLSALEQLPPAPLAPSCSPLGPALLVLLGVTVLLALGSFTFLPRWQLAGLAPNEAFALRSALRIPDLAREAQRTGKPAAYLAWGQAAFNAARYDEAAQAYAAVLRQNPRQAEALRRLGMLLVQGGDKVEEGVAFVNAGAALDPKNDEGQLFLGFVLSRLGQDEEALKALERYRSLNPQGRDADDLVAAIRARRGSGDEGEATYRQLGCASCHGAEGRGGVGPSLRNSQLDRETSAQVIRRGAASMPAYGEAKLSEAQLRTLLDLLSRWQAERLP
- a CDS encoding cytochrome c-type biogenesis protein, whose protein sequence is MSTWWAGCLAVMVALLVTVAFSQETGSVQLSAAQEARALRLGDTLRCPVCRGVPITESPNELSAQMLRSVREQVAAGQSDAQIYAYFAVRFGENVLLDPPKQGLNLTLWALPALALAFGAVALIRYLRAAGRAPIDTPDDDLLSRVERDVEAGR